A window from Fragaria vesca subsp. vesca linkage group LG5, FraVesHawaii_1.0, whole genome shotgun sequence encodes these proteins:
- the LOC101313027 gene encoding protein CHUP1, chloroplastic-like, with the protein MIIKVSFLAAASVAAYAISHKNRCNSTKNHFAGINPPENDESNFHQQQIEGEMEDGKKAEINRSKELKRVNETEVLHNLAREVQQRKLRIERKLLELCELREEKSFMSHLQRHLDEKSLEIEILNSTIASMQTERKDLHEEVKRCVLARKQLETAKKLIPEMQKKMDYIKESNMEVKGRLLIVEEQVSNLPRDKDEANSVRYDIVEKKLKGVRDVEMQIFKMKRRNKELELGKRELAVKLVAAQDKITALTNITESENIAKIGEEVRKLRHTNDDLLRRVERLQNNRFDMVQQLVYQRWLHTCLRLEIESHNGSKISNPCFDSVSPQTSTTDLSDEVFETTTVELDSSSSSSQRSSTTDKKSGFMHSIKKWGTKRRKDERSSGGDSFSKKGLVRRFSTSMVPVKASILKNKGDNAVKSRGRRVSFSDSVGSTVQSECVFDDSVGSTVQSKCVFDDNERSGCKSTTNSAENGNSELEEETHYEHASSPDVTISCTTPNTVKEDSSITQVNRTETASYSNQENKVDTDVVGLIAALFFLLFILLVACFKF; encoded by the exons ATGATCATCAAAGTAAGCTTTCTGGCTGCAGCTTCAGTTGCAGCATATGCAATTTCACACAAAAACAGGTGCAATTCCACCAAGAACCATTTCGCCGGTATTAATCCACCAG AGAATGATGAGTCAAATTTCCATCAACAGCAAATTGAAGGAGAGATGGAAGATGGGAAGAAGGCTGAAATTAATAGAAGCAAAGAACTGAAAAGGGTCAATGAAACAGAAGTGTTACATAATCTAGCGAGGGAGGTACAGCAGAGGAAGCTGAGGATTGAGAGGAAATTGCTAGAGCTATGTGAGCTAAGAGAAGAGAAATCTTTTATGTCTCACTTGCAAAGGCATTTGGACGAGAAGTCGTTGGAGATTGAAATTCTCAATTCCACCATTGCTTCAATGCAAACTGAGAGGAAGGATCTCCATGAAGAAGTCAAGCGATGTGTCTTGGCAAGGAAGCAACTGGAGACGGCGAAGAAACTGATACCTGAAATGCAGAAGAAGATGGATTATATTAAAGAGAGCAACATGGAGGTGAAGGGAAGGCTCTTGATTGTGGAGGAACAAGTTTCCAACTTGCCTAGGGATAAAGATGAAGCAAACTCAGTTAGATATGACATAGTTGAGAAGAAGCTCAAAGGTGTTAGAGATGTTGAGATGCAAATTTTCAAGATGAAGAGGAGAAACAAAGAGCTTGAGCTTGGAAAGAGAGAATTGGCAGTCAAATTGGTTGCTGCTCAAGATAAAATTACTGCCCTAACCAACATAACTGAG AGTGAAAACATTGCTAAGATTGGAGAGGAGGTAAGAAAGTTGAGGCACACTAACGACGATTTGTTGAGACGAGTTGAGAGATTACAAAACAACAGATTCGATATGGTCCAACAACTTGTGTACCAGCGCTGGCTCCACACTTGCTTGAGACTTGAAATTGAATCCCACAATGGCAGCAAGATTTCAAATCCCTGCTTTGACAGCGTGTCGCCTCAGACATCTACAACTGATCTGAGCGATGAAGTGTTCGAGACAACTACTGTGGAGTTGGATAGTTCATCATCAAGTAGCCAAAGAAGTAGCACTACTGATAAGAAATCCGGATTCATGCATAGTATTAAAAAGTGGGGTACAAAAAGAAGAAAGGATGAAAGGTCCTCCGGAGGTGACTCCTTCAGCAAAAAAGGCCTAGTTCGCAGGTTTTCGACATCAATGGTGCCGGTGAAAGCTTCAATACTGAAAAACAAAGGTGACAATGCAGTCAAATCAAGAGGACGGAGAGTCTCATTTAGTGATTCAGTTGGTTCAACAGTTCAATCCGAATGTGTCTTCGATGATTCAGTTGGATCAACAGTTCAATCCAAATGTGTATTCGATGATAATGAGAGGTCTGGCTGCAAATCAACAACTAATTCAGCCGAAAATGGTAACTCTGAACTTGAAGAAGAGACACACTATGAGCATGCATCATCACCAGATGTGACTATTTCTTGTACCACTCCCAACACCGTCAAAGAAGACAGCAGCATTACTCAAGTAAACAGGACT